One stretch of Actinopolymorpha sp. NPDC004070 DNA includes these proteins:
- a CDS encoding DUF554 domain-containing protein gives MLRGFGTLLNVSTILVGTGLGVLLGHRLPGRTRDVVTDAIGLVTLLIAAFAAYAVRDPALVGLVGPNAPMLIVLASLVAGGVIGSLLRLELRLEGLGHRLQARLAGRAASPERRRFVEGFVAASLLFCVGPLTVLGSISDGLGRGSQQLALKATLDGITSVAFAASFGWGVAAAALTVLVVQGGLTVVGALAGTFLSTGQVSALTATGGLLLVGVALRLLRIKQLPVGDLLPALLLAPLFTALVSAWA, from the coding sequence GTGCTCCGCGGCTTCGGCACCCTGCTCAACGTCTCCACGATCCTGGTCGGCACCGGCCTGGGCGTCCTGCTCGGCCACCGCCTGCCCGGCCGCACCCGGGACGTGGTGACCGACGCGATCGGCCTGGTCACCCTGCTGATCGCGGCGTTCGCCGCCTACGCCGTCCGGGATCCGGCCCTGGTGGGCCTGGTGGGCCCGAACGCGCCGATGCTGATCGTCCTCGCCTCGCTGGTCGCCGGCGGGGTGATCGGGTCACTGCTGCGGCTCGAACTCCGCCTGGAGGGTCTGGGCCACCGGCTGCAGGCACGGCTGGCCGGCCGGGCGGCCTCACCGGAGCGCCGCCGGTTCGTGGAGGGGTTCGTGGCCGCGTCGCTGCTGTTCTGCGTGGGCCCGCTCACCGTCCTGGGCTCGATCTCCGACGGTCTCGGGCGCGGCTCGCAGCAGCTGGCGCTCAAGGCGACGCTGGACGGGATCACCTCGGTGGCGTTCGCGGCCTCCTTCGGCTGGGGCGTCGCCGCCGCCGCGCTCACCGTCCTGGTGGTTCAGGGCGGGCTCACGGTCGTCGGCGCACTGGCGGGAACGTTCCTGTCCACCGGTCAGGTCTCGGCACTGACCGCCACCGGCGGGCTGTTGCTGGTCGGGGTCGCGCTGCGGCTGTTGCGGATCAAGCAGCTGCCGGTGGGCGACCTGCTGCCCGCCCTCCTGCTGGCACCTCTGTTCACGGCCCTGGTGTCAGCGTGGGCATGA
- the ileS gene encoding isoleucine--tRNA ligase produces MSYPRHRDDAKVPASPSFPDLEREVLDHWEADKTFQASVDQRPAGERGDNEFVFYDGPPFANGLPHYGHLLTGFVKDLVPRYQTMRGRRVERRFGWDCHGLPAEVEAERELGISTKREIVELGVERFNEVCRTSVLRYTSEWESYVNRQARWVDFGNDYKTLDLSYMESVMWAFKTLHDKGLVYQGFRVLAYCWRCETPLSNTETRMDDVYRDRTDPASTVWFELETGERILAWTTMPWTLVPNVALVVGPDIDYAVLEHEGHRWILAEARLDAYAAEFEGATRVGTLKGSELVGRKYNPLFDFLADAMAEVPAAFTVLAGDFVSTEDGTGVVQVAPSHGEDDFNVCTAAGIPVIVTVDDHTRFTSVAPRFEGLQVFEANRPLLRELRERGVLFRQDSYTHPYPHCWRCDTPLVYKAVDSWFVEVTRFRDRMVELNQQIEWTPAHVRDGSFGKWLANARDWSISRNRFWGSPIPVWKSDDPNYPRTDVYGSLDELERDFGVRPTDLHRPGIDQLTRPNPDDPTGRSTMRRVPEVLDCWFDSGSMPFAQVHYPFENTEWFENHYPGDFIVEYVPQTRGWFYLLHVLATALFDRPAFRNCVVHGILQGDDGRKLSKSLRNYPDVRAVFDSYGADAMRWALMSSPVLRGGDAIVADTAFREAVRQSINPLWNAYYFFTLYANAENAQARWRTDSTHVLDRYVLAKLHDTVVETTAELDSYDISGACAAVRSFLDVLTNWYVRRSRDRFWSGDQDAFDTLYTVLEVLCRVAAPLLPLVTEEVWRGLTGERSVHLTDWPDAGSLPADPDLVASMDGVRAVCSAALALRKAKGLRVRLPLASLTVAAPDAERLRPFVDLVRDEVNVKEVRLDADVAAHCQRVLSVVPRALGPRLGKDVQRVIRAVKGGDWSVGDDGVVAGGVTLAEGEYELRLVPARPESSAALPGDVGVVDLDTEVTPELTAEGVARDVIRAVQQARRDAGLDVSDRIALTVTSPDEQVRGAVDTHRELVAGETLARQLEVGSEPVDGAGPAVEVGEGWTVRVSVRREA; encoded by the coding sequence ATGAGCTACCCCCGACACCGCGACGACGCGAAGGTGCCCGCCTCCCCGTCGTTCCCCGATCTCGAACGCGAGGTGCTCGACCACTGGGAGGCCGACAAGACCTTCCAGGCCAGCGTCGACCAGCGCCCGGCGGGTGAGCGTGGCGACAACGAGTTCGTCTTCTACGACGGTCCGCCGTTCGCCAACGGCCTGCCCCACTACGGCCACCTGCTGACCGGGTTCGTCAAGGACCTCGTTCCCCGCTACCAGACCATGCGCGGCCGCCGGGTCGAGCGCAGGTTCGGCTGGGACTGCCACGGCCTGCCGGCCGAGGTCGAGGCCGAGCGCGAGCTGGGCATCTCCACCAAGCGGGAGATCGTGGAGCTCGGCGTCGAGCGGTTCAACGAGGTCTGCCGCACGTCGGTGCTGCGCTACACCTCCGAGTGGGAGAGCTACGTCAACCGCCAGGCCCGGTGGGTCGACTTCGGCAACGACTACAAGACGCTCGACCTGTCCTACATGGAGAGCGTCATGTGGGCGTTCAAGACGCTGCACGACAAGGGGCTGGTCTACCAGGGGTTCCGCGTGCTGGCGTACTGCTGGCGGTGCGAGACGCCGCTTTCCAACACCGAGACCCGGATGGACGACGTCTACCGTGACCGGACCGACCCGGCGAGCACGGTGTGGTTCGAGCTCGAGACCGGTGAGCGGATCCTCGCCTGGACGACGATGCCGTGGACGCTGGTGCCCAACGTCGCACTGGTCGTCGGGCCCGACATCGACTACGCCGTCCTCGAGCACGAGGGGCACCGCTGGATCCTCGCCGAGGCCCGGCTGGACGCCTACGCCGCGGAGTTCGAGGGCGCCACCCGGGTGGGGACGCTCAAGGGCAGCGAGCTCGTCGGCCGCAAGTACAACCCGCTGTTCGACTTCCTGGCCGACGCGATGGCGGAGGTGCCCGCCGCGTTCACGGTGCTGGCCGGGGACTTCGTCTCCACCGAGGACGGCACCGGCGTCGTCCAGGTCGCGCCATCCCATGGTGAGGACGACTTCAACGTGTGCACGGCCGCCGGCATCCCGGTGATCGTCACCGTCGACGACCACACGCGGTTCACGTCGGTCGCGCCGAGGTTCGAGGGGCTGCAGGTCTTCGAGGCCAACCGGCCGCTGCTGCGCGAGCTACGGGAGCGGGGCGTCCTGTTCCGCCAGGACAGCTACACCCACCCCTACCCGCACTGCTGGCGGTGCGACACACCGCTCGTCTACAAGGCGGTGGACAGCTGGTTCGTGGAGGTCACGCGGTTCCGGGACCGGATGGTCGAGCTCAACCAGCAGATCGAGTGGACGCCGGCGCACGTGCGCGACGGGTCGTTCGGCAAGTGGCTGGCCAACGCCCGCGACTGGTCGATCAGCCGGAACCGCTTCTGGGGTTCGCCGATCCCGGTGTGGAAGTCCGACGATCCCAACTACCCGCGGACCGACGTCTACGGCTCGCTGGACGAGCTGGAGCGTGACTTCGGCGTACGCCCGACCGACCTGCACCGCCCCGGCATCGACCAGCTGACCCGGCCCAACCCCGACGACCCGACCGGCCGGTCGACCATGCGCCGGGTCCCGGAGGTGCTGGACTGCTGGTTCGACTCCGGGTCGATGCCGTTCGCCCAGGTGCACTACCCGTTCGAGAACACCGAGTGGTTCGAGAACCACTACCCGGGCGACTTCATCGTGGAGTACGTCCCGCAGACGCGCGGGTGGTTCTACCTCCTGCACGTGCTGGCGACCGCGCTGTTCGACCGGCCGGCGTTCCGCAACTGCGTGGTGCACGGCATCCTGCAGGGCGACGACGGGCGCAAGCTGTCCAAGAGCCTGCGCAACTACCCCGACGTGCGGGCGGTGTTCGACTCCTACGGCGCGGACGCGATGCGGTGGGCGCTGATGTCGTCGCCGGTGCTGCGCGGCGGGGACGCGATCGTGGCCGACACGGCGTTCCGGGAGGCCGTCCGGCAGTCGATCAACCCGCTGTGGAACGCGTACTACTTCTTCACCCTGTACGCGAACGCCGAGAACGCCCAGGCCCGCTGGCGTACCGACTCCACCCACGTACTCGACCGCTACGTGCTCGCGAAGCTGCACGACACGGTGGTGGAGACGACCGCGGAGCTGGATTCGTACGACATCTCCGGGGCGTGCGCGGCGGTGCGGTCGTTCCTGGACGTGCTGACCAACTGGTACGTCCGGCGCTCGCGGGACCGCTTCTGGTCCGGTGACCAGGACGCGTTCGACACCCTCTACACCGTGCTGGAGGTGCTGTGCCGGGTGGCGGCACCGCTGCTCCCGCTGGTGACCGAGGAGGTGTGGCGCGGGCTCACCGGCGAACGCTCGGTGCACCTGACCGACTGGCCGGACGCCGGCAGCCTGCCGGCCGACCCCGACCTGGTGGCCTCGATGGACGGCGTACGCGCGGTGTGCTCCGCGGCGCTCGCCCTGCGCAAGGCGAAGGGCCTGCGGGTCAGGCTGCCGCTGGCCAGCCTGACCGTGGCTGCACCCGACGCCGAGCGGCTGCGCCCGTTCGTCGACCTGGTCCGCGACGAGGTCAACGTCAAGGAGGTCCGCCTCGACGCCGACGTGGCGGCGCACTGTCAACGGGTGCTTTCGGTGGTTCCGCGAGCGCTGGGGCCGCGGCTCGGCAAGGACGTGCAGCGGGTCATCCGCGCGGTCAAGGGCGGCGACTGGTCGGTCGGCGACGACGGCGTGGTGGCCGGCGGTGTCACCCTGGCCGAGGGGGAGTACGAGCTGCGGCTCGTCCCGGCCCGGCCGGAGTCCTCGGCCGCGCTTCCGGGCGACGTCGGCGTGGTCGACCTGGACACCGAGGTGACCCCGGAGCTGACCGCCGAGGGCGTCGCGCGGGACGTGATCCGGGCGGTGCAGCAGGCCCGGCGCGACGCCGGTCTGGACGTCTCGGACCGGATCGCGCTGACGGTCACCTCGCCCGACGAGCAGGTGCGCGGGGCCGTCGACACCCACCGCGAGCTGGTGGCGGGGGAGACGCTCGCCCGTCAGCTCGAGGTCGGGAGCGAGCCGGTCGACGGCGCGGGACCGGCCGTCGAGGTCGGCGAGGGCTGGACCGTCCGGGTGTCCGTACGCAGGGAGGCCTGA
- a CDS encoding hotdog fold thioesterase has translation MSQLPEAPIHRRLGITITEAGPDRCVGTMPVEGNTQPFGLLHGGASCVLAESLGSVAAVLWAGPGRIAVGVDLNATHHRGVRGGSVTGVATPLHRGRTTATYEVVISDEDGRRVCTARLTCHLRDVEPPAEPPADPGAC, from the coding sequence ATGTCGCAGTTGCCGGAAGCGCCCATCCACCGACGCCTCGGGATCACGATCACCGAGGCCGGTCCGGACCGGTGCGTGGGGACGATGCCGGTGGAGGGCAACACCCAGCCGTTCGGGCTGTTGCACGGCGGCGCGTCGTGCGTCCTCGCGGAGAGCCTGGGCTCGGTCGCCGCAGTGCTGTGGGCCGGGCCGGGCCGGATCGCGGTCGGCGTGGACCTGAACGCCACCCACCACCGAGGCGTACGCGGCGGCTCGGTCACCGGGGTGGCCACCCCGCTGCACCGCGGCCGGACCACCGCGACGTACGAGGTGGTGATCAGCGACGAGGACGGGCGGCGCGTGTGCACCGCCCGCCTCACCTGTCACCTCCGCGACGTCGAACCACCGGCCGAACCACCAGCCGACCCCGGCGCCTGCTGA
- a CDS encoding M18 family aminopeptidase, which produces MSTEPSTDSPSAPARFAEAAGLCEFIDAAPSPFHACAEAAARLEAAGFTAVDEAARWPREPGRYYTVRGGSLVAWSTEQATVPHTPFRVVGAHTDSPNLRIKPHPDSTRAGWQVLAAEPYGGPLLNSWLDRDLGLSGRVSVRTSDGTGERLLLVDRPILRVPQLAIHLDREIRETGVKLNPQQHVFPVWGVGTSPGDFTEFVAEELKVEPGDVLAWELMTHDLAPSSRIGRDGDLVSAPRLDNLGTTYAGVRALLKAVESPGADPLVPVLVLFDHEEVGSVSERGAASTLLPAVLERIVLAGGGDREDLLRALAGSICASGDMAHATHPNYPERHEPHHQIAVNGGPVLKVNVNLRYATDARGTGAFVSACEQAGVPLQRFVSRADMPCGSTVGPITAAGVGLTTVDVGAPQLAMHSARELCGAADPGMYVDALAAFLAPAG; this is translated from the coding sequence ATGTCCACTGAGCCCTCGACCGACTCCCCGTCCGCACCCGCGCGCTTCGCCGAAGCCGCCGGCCTGTGTGAGTTCATCGACGCCGCGCCGTCGCCGTTCCACGCCTGTGCCGAGGCGGCCGCCCGGCTGGAGGCGGCCGGGTTCACCGCGGTGGACGAGGCGGCTCGCTGGCCGCGCGAGCCCGGCCGCTACTACACCGTGCGTGGTGGCTCGCTGGTCGCGTGGAGCACCGAGCAGGCGACCGTTCCGCACACGCCGTTCCGCGTGGTCGGCGCGCACACCGACAGCCCCAACCTCCGGATCAAGCCGCACCCCGACTCCACCAGGGCGGGCTGGCAGGTCCTCGCCGCCGAGCCCTACGGCGGCCCACTGCTCAACTCCTGGCTCGACCGCGACCTCGGCCTGTCCGGCCGGGTCAGTGTCCGCACCTCGGACGGCACCGGCGAACGCCTGCTGCTGGTGGACCGCCCGATCCTGCGGGTGCCACAACTGGCGATCCACCTCGACCGCGAGATCCGCGAGACCGGCGTGAAGCTCAACCCCCAGCAGCACGTGTTCCCGGTCTGGGGGGTCGGCACCTCACCCGGTGACTTCACCGAGTTCGTTGCCGAGGAGCTGAAGGTCGAGCCCGGCGACGTGCTCGCCTGGGAGCTGATGACCCACGACCTCGCGCCGAGCAGCCGGATCGGCCGCGACGGTGACCTGGTGAGCGCGCCGCGGCTGGACAACCTCGGCACCACCTACGCCGGCGTACGCGCGTTGCTGAAGGCGGTGGAGTCTCCCGGAGCCGACCCGCTCGTGCCGGTGCTGGTGCTGTTCGACCACGAGGAGGTGGGCAGCGTCTCCGAGCGCGGCGCCGCGTCCACCCTGCTGCCCGCGGTCCTGGAGCGGATCGTGCTCGCCGGCGGCGGCGACCGGGAGGACCTCCTGCGGGCCCTCGCCGGGTCGATCTGCGCGTCCGGCGACATGGCCCACGCCACGCATCCCAACTATCCCGAGCGCCACGAGCCCCACCACCAGATCGCGGTCAACGGCGGCCCGGTGCTCAAGGTCAACGTCAACCTTCGTTACGCCACCGACGCGCGCGGCACCGGTGCGTTCGTGTCGGCCTGCGAGCAGGCCGGCGTCCCGCTGCAGCGGTTCGTCAGCCGCGCCGACATGCCGTGCGGTTCCACCGTCGGACCGATCACGGCCGCCGGCGTCGGTCTCACCACCGTCGACGTGGGTGCGCCGCAGCTCGCGATGCACTCCGCGCGGGAGCTGTGCGGAGCGGCCGACCCGGGGATGTACGTCGACGCGCTGGCGGCCTTCCTCGCGCCCGCGGGCTGA
- a CDS encoding phosphotransferase, whose amino-acid sequence MPPTPGDLPGEGFGDDSGEAGGDLERRIDHDAATGAVRHPVTTAARHLLGAEAQPLSGGYSGETFLVGAPGEEAVLRLYLREPGRAGIDAALLALVRDLVPVPRVLDLRTRATPEQPAYLLTERLPGVPLDRLLPDAPPSLRKAAGASVGRVLARLSGMPFPRAGEFVDADLRIRPWTGAAGGLEEWVNAHRESGALAGWSFADIAGLREVARQGQDLLDEVRRTCLCHSDFNPKNVLVDPGSGEVTGLVDWEYAHAGNPFADLGNLLRFETDEVFATAVVDALRTYGPPLPAAFGQIAQAVDLFALVDLAGRAEQHEITRAATDLLLRCARARDLSGGRPDWTSERRPGPGGSTERPQGLS is encoded by the coding sequence ATGCCACCCACACCAGGCGACCTTCCGGGCGAGGGCTTCGGAGACGATTCCGGAGAGGCCGGCGGCGACCTCGAGCGACGAATCGACCACGATGCCGCCACCGGCGCGGTTCGGCACCCCGTGACGACGGCCGCCCGGCACCTCCTGGGCGCCGAGGCTCAGCCGCTTTCGGGCGGCTACAGCGGCGAGACGTTCCTCGTCGGCGCACCGGGTGAGGAGGCCGTGCTCCGGCTCTACCTCCGCGAGCCCGGGCGGGCCGGGATCGACGCCGCACTGCTCGCCCTGGTCCGCGACCTGGTGCCGGTGCCCCGCGTCCTCGACCTGCGCACCCGGGCGACTCCAGAGCAGCCGGCCTACCTGCTCACGGAGCGACTGCCCGGCGTGCCGCTGGACCGCCTGCTGCCGGACGCCCCGCCGTCGCTGCGGAAGGCGGCGGGCGCGAGCGTCGGCAGGGTGCTGGCGCGGCTGTCGGGCATGCCGTTCCCCAGGGCGGGGGAGTTCGTCGATGCCGACCTGCGGATCCGGCCCTGGACCGGAGCCGCCGGCGGACTGGAGGAGTGGGTGAACGCCCACCGGGAGTCCGGCGCCCTCGCCGGCTGGAGCTTCGCCGACATCGCCGGCCTGCGGGAGGTGGCCCGGCAGGGTCAGGACCTGCTCGACGAGGTCCGGCGTACCTGCCTGTGCCACTCCGACTTCAACCCCAAGAACGTCCTCGTCGACCCCGGGAGCGGAGAGGTGACCGGACTGGTCGACTGGGAGTACGCCCATGCCGGCAACCCTTTCGCCGACCTGGGCAACCTGCTGCGGTTCGAGACCGACGAGGTGTTCGCCACGGCTGTCGTCGACGCGTTGCGCACCTACGGCCCGCCGCTGCCTGCGGCGTTCGGGCAGATCGCGCAGGCCGTTGACCTGTTCGCCCTGGTCGACCTGGCCGGCAGGGCCGAACAGCACGAGATCACCCGTGCGGCCACCGACCTGCTGCTGCGCTGTGCCCGGGCGCGGGACCTGTCCGGCGGACGCCCCGACTGGACCTCCGAGCGGCGACCGGGTCCCGGCGGCAGCACCGAACGGCCCCAGGGCCTGTCCTAG
- a CDS encoding class I SAM-dependent methyltransferase has protein sequence MTEGSGSTGPSGHAHGPRVPGAANRRWWDDNADGYQHEHGEFLRDTGFVWGPEGLDEADAGLLGDIRGLRVLEVGCGAAQCARWLRTAGAHPVGVDVSFRQAQHARRLDEVTGVTVPVITADASALPFADAAFDVACSAYGALPFVADLNAALREVARVLRERGRWVFSVSHPVRWAFPDDPGPAGLVADRSYFDRTPYVETDSSGRWVYAEYHRTLGDWVRALTATGFVVRDLVEPAWPADNTNVWGGWSPLRGRLLPGTAIFVCQRP, from the coding sequence GTGACCGAGGGTTCAGGCAGCACCGGACCGTCCGGCCACGCGCACGGCCCCCGGGTGCCCGGTGCGGCCAACCGGCGGTGGTGGGACGACAACGCCGACGGCTACCAGCACGAACACGGGGAGTTCCTGCGCGACACGGGCTTCGTGTGGGGACCGGAGGGCCTGGACGAGGCGGACGCGGGGCTGCTCGGCGACATACGCGGGCTGCGAGTCCTCGAAGTGGGCTGCGGAGCCGCCCAGTGCGCCCGCTGGCTTCGTACCGCCGGCGCTCACCCGGTCGGGGTCGACGTGTCGTTCCGGCAGGCGCAGCACGCCCGGCGGCTGGACGAGGTGACCGGCGTGACGGTGCCCGTGATCACCGCGGACGCCAGTGCGCTGCCGTTCGCCGACGCGGCGTTCGACGTGGCCTGCTCGGCGTACGGTGCGCTGCCGTTCGTCGCCGATCTCAATGCGGCGCTGCGCGAGGTGGCCCGGGTGCTGCGGGAGCGGGGGCGCTGGGTGTTCAGCGTCAGCCACCCGGTGCGGTGGGCGTTCCCGGACGACCCGGGCCCGGCGGGGCTGGTGGCCGACCGGTCCTACTTCGACCGGACGCCGTACGTCGAGACCGACTCGTCCGGGCGGTGGGTGTACGCCGAGTACCACCGCACGCTCGGCGACTGGGTACGCGCGCTGACCGCGACCGGCTTCGTCGTCCGCGACCTGGTGGAGCCCGCCTGGCCGGCGGACAACACCAACGTCTGGGGCGGGTGGAGCCCGCTTCGCGGCCGGCTGCTCCCCGGCACGGCGATCTTCGTCTGCCAACGCCCCTAG
- the polA gene encoding DNA polymerase I has translation MRPVDQTAGRPVPPGRPGLSVGTTRVASVADAPRTDRPRLLLLDGHSLAYRAWFALPAENFSTATGQTTNAVYGFTSMLINMLRDEQPTHIAVAFDVGRQTFRSEAYAEYKAGRQKTPDEFRSQLPLIKEVLGALNIPFAEAEGYEADDVIATLATAAVAQGHEVLVVSGDRDSFSLVSDDLTVIYPTRGVSEVARITPAEVERRYAIPPGRYSDLAALVGETSDNLPGVPGVGPKTAAKWLNQYGSLDDLVAHVDEVKGKAGESLRAHLGQVLQNRQLNELVRDVSLPFQPGDLALRPWDRDAVHSVFDALEFRVLRERLFATLQTAEPEAEEGFEVTGAALEPGQLAGWLDKHAKGAPGTVRTGLHVQGSWGRGTGDVAGVALASSDGTAVWLDPTLMTPEDEQVLADWLADAAHEKALHDAKGPILALAARGWTLRGLTSDTALAAYLVRPDQRSYDLSDLTLRYLRRELRTETADDGQLSLDGVDDSGGVADTAMVAARAVIDLAAKLDEELSQRGGARLLGEVELPLVSVLARMEQVGICVDADRLSELEAHFAGQVKQAADEAYRVIDEEINLGSPKQLQVVLFDKLGMPKTKRTKTGYTTDAEALQQLYVQTEHPFLAHLLAHRDASRLRSTVEGLLKTIAHDGRIHTTFNQTIAATGRLSSTDPNLQNIPIRTEEGRRIREAFVVGPGFERLVTADYSQIEMRIMAHLSADAGLIDAFNSGEDFHAATASRVFSVPPAEVTQEMRAKIKAMNYGLAYGLSAYGLSQQLRIDTAEARGLMDEYFERFGGVRDYLRGVVDAARKTGYTETILGRRRYLPDLTSDNRQRREMAERMALNAPIQGSAADLIKVAMLGVDEALRSAGLTSRVLLQVHDELVVEVAPGEQAQVEELLRAQMGGAADLTVPLDVSLGEGRTWHEAGH, from the coding sequence ATGCGACCAGTTGACCAGACGGCCGGTCGCCCGGTGCCGCCCGGTCGGCCCGGGCTGTCGGTGGGGACCACTAGAGTCGCCTCCGTGGCAGACGCACCCCGCACCGACCGACCCCGGCTCCTGCTCCTCGACGGCCACTCGCTGGCCTACCGGGCGTGGTTCGCCCTGCCGGCGGAAAACTTCTCCACCGCGACGGGCCAGACCACCAACGCGGTCTACGGCTTCACCTCGATGCTGATCAACATGCTGCGCGACGAGCAGCCGACCCACATCGCGGTGGCGTTCGACGTCGGGCGGCAGACGTTCCGCAGCGAGGCCTATGCGGAATACAAGGCCGGCCGGCAGAAGACGCCGGACGAGTTCCGCAGCCAGCTGCCGCTGATCAAGGAAGTGCTCGGCGCGCTCAACATCCCGTTCGCCGAGGCGGAGGGCTACGAGGCCGACGACGTGATCGCGACGCTCGCCACGGCGGCGGTGGCGCAGGGCCACGAGGTGCTCGTCGTGTCCGGCGATCGTGACTCGTTCTCCCTCGTCAGCGACGACCTGACGGTGATCTACCCAACCCGCGGGGTGTCGGAGGTCGCCCGGATCACTCCGGCGGAGGTGGAGCGGCGTTACGCGATCCCACCTGGGCGTTACAGCGACCTCGCCGCGCTGGTCGGCGAGACCAGCGACAACCTCCCCGGCGTTCCCGGCGTGGGGCCGAAGACCGCGGCGAAGTGGCTCAACCAGTACGGCTCGCTGGACGACCTGGTCGCGCACGTCGACGAGGTGAAGGGCAAGGCCGGCGAGTCGCTGCGGGCACACCTCGGGCAGGTGCTGCAGAACCGCCAGCTCAACGAGCTCGTCCGCGACGTGTCCCTCCCGTTCCAGCCCGGCGATCTCGCCCTGCGGCCGTGGGACCGCGACGCCGTGCACTCGGTGTTCGACGCGCTGGAGTTCCGGGTGCTGCGCGAGCGGCTGTTCGCGACCCTGCAGACCGCCGAGCCCGAGGCCGAGGAGGGCTTCGAGGTCACCGGCGCCGCACTGGAGCCGGGGCAGCTCGCGGGCTGGCTGGACAAGCACGCCAAGGGTGCGCCGGGCACGGTGCGCACCGGGCTGCACGTCCAGGGCAGCTGGGGGAGAGGCACCGGAGACGTCGCCGGTGTCGCGCTGGCCTCCTCCGACGGCACCGCCGTCTGGCTCGACCCGACCCTGATGACCCCCGAGGACGAGCAGGTCCTCGCCGACTGGCTCGCCGACGCCGCGCACGAGAAGGCGCTGCACGACGCGAAGGGCCCGATCCTCGCGCTCGCCGCCCGGGGCTGGACGCTGCGCGGCCTCACCAGCGACACCGCGCTCGCCGCCTACCTCGTCCGTCCCGACCAGCGGTCCTACGACCTGTCCGACCTCACCCTGCGCTACCTCCGCCGCGAGCTGCGCACCGAGACGGCCGACGACGGCCAGCTCAGCCTGGACGGCGTGGACGACTCCGGTGGCGTCGCCGACACCGCCATGGTCGCCGCCCGAGCCGTCATCGACCTGGCCGCCAAGCTCGACGAGGAGCTCTCCCAGCGAGGCGGTGCCCGGCTGCTCGGCGAGGTCGAGCTGCCGTTGGTGAGCGTGCTCGCCCGGATGGAACAGGTCGGCATCTGCGTGGACGCGGACCGGCTGTCGGAGCTGGAGGCCCACTTCGCCGGCCAGGTCAAGCAGGCCGCGGACGAGGCCTACCGCGTGATCGACGAGGAGATCAACCTCGGCTCACCCAAACAGCTGCAGGTCGTCCTCTTCGACAAGCTCGGCATGCCGAAGACCAAGCGCACCAAGACCGGCTACACCACCGATGCCGAGGCGCTGCAGCAGCTGTACGTACAGACCGAGCACCCGTTCCTCGCCCACCTGCTGGCCCACCGCGACGCATCGAGGCTGCGGTCCACGGTCGAGGGACTGCTCAAGACGATCGCCCACGACGGCCGCATCCACACCACGTTCAACCAGACCATCGCCGCGACCGGCCGGCTGTCGTCCACCGACCCCAACCTGCAGAACATCCCGATCCGCACCGAGGAGGGCCGTCGCATCCGGGAGGCGTTCGTCGTGGGGCCGGGATTCGAACGCCTGGTGACCGCCGACTACAGCCAGATCGAGATGCGGATCATGGCGCACCTGTCCGCCGACGCGGGGCTGATCGACGCGTTCAACTCCGGTGAGGACTTCCACGCGGCCACCGCCTCGCGGGTGTTCTCCGTTCCACCGGCCGAGGTGACGCAGGAGATGCGGGCCAAGATCAAGGCGATGAACTACGGCCTCGCCTACGGCCTGTCGGCGTACGGCCTGTCCCAGCAGTTGCGCATCGACACCGCCGAGGCCCGCGGGCTGATGGACGAGTACTTCGAGCGCTTCGGCGGCGTGCGCGACTACCTGCGCGGCGTGGTCGACGCGGCCCGCAAGACCGGCTACACCGAGACGATCCTCGGCCGCCGTCGCTACCTTCCCGACCTCACCAGCGACAACCGCCAGCGCCGGGAGATGGCCGAGCGGATGGCGCTGAACGCGCCGATCCAGGGATCGGCGGCCGACCTGATCAAGGTCGCGATGCTCGGCGTCGACGAGGCGCTGCGCAGCGCCGGCCTCACCTCCCGCGTGCTGCTGCAGGTGCACGACGAACTCGTGGTGGAGGTGGCGCCGGGGGAGCAGGCCCAGGTCGAGGAGCTGCTCCGCGCCCAGATGGGCGGCGCCGCCGACCTGACCGTCCCGCTCGACGTGTCCCTCGGCGAGGGGCGCACCTGGCACGAGGCCGGCCACTGA